The Paenalcaligenes faecalis genome has a window encoding:
- a CDS encoding energy transducer TonB, protein MPHPSRNQLERSRFWLKTVGLTTAIGLHAGVFAFLMHSAQPKMAGEPAQEEIIGVSLFDLNELEENVVAEEVSEQVTEETITEEPEIESEPEPEIEPEPEPEPEPEPIVEEAEIPEPVVEPPKVEPAPKPRPKPKPEPKPEPKPKPRAEPKPEAVVGEETKPATAPVVSNTEQPTGGQQARAVDPSQPRVVNQVNYLGAPPRPNYPRAAQRRNEQGKVIVRVLISTQGTVADVWVKTSSGHDRLDQAALAAVRGVRFKPYTENGVAFRAMADIPFDFVL, encoded by the coding sequence ATGCCACACCCGTCTCGTAATCAGTTGGAGCGCTCCCGTTTTTGGTTAAAAACGGTGGGTCTCACTACAGCTATTGGTCTGCATGCAGGGGTATTTGCATTTTTAATGCATAGTGCCCAACCTAAAATGGCAGGTGAGCCAGCCCAAGAAGAAATCATTGGTGTGAGTTTGTTCGATTTGAATGAGCTTGAGGAAAATGTGGTGGCAGAGGAGGTCTCAGAGCAAGTGACTGAGGAAACCATTACAGAAGAGCCTGAGATAGAATCTGAGCCGGAACCGGAAATCGAACCCGAGCCTGAACCCGAGCCTGAACCTGAACCGATTGTTGAGGAGGCTGAGATTCCTGAGCCCGTCGTAGAGCCACCTAAAGTAGAGCCTGCGCCCAAGCCTCGCCCAAAGCCCAAACCGGAGCCCAAACCGGAGCCCAAGCCTAAGCCTCGGGCAGAACCTAAACCAGAAGCGGTTGTTGGCGAGGAAACTAAACCCGCTACAGCACCGGTTGTGAGCAATACAGAGCAGCCCACAGGGGGGCAGCAAGCCCGTGCAGTAGACCCCAGTCAGCCTAGAGTGGTTAATCAAGTGAATTACTTGGGAGCGCCTCCACGCCCTAATTATCCGCGTGCAGCACAGCGCCGTAATGAACAAGGTAAGGTGATTGTGCGGGTATTGATTTCTACGCAGGGTACCGTTGCTGATGTATGGGTGAAAACCTCATCAGGTCATGATCGATTAGATCAAGCGGCCCTTGCTGCGGTACGAGGTGTAAGGTTTAAGCCTTATACCGAAAATGGCGTTGCTTTTAGAGCAATGGCCGATATTCCTTTTGACTTTGTTTTATAG
- a CDS encoding MotA/TolQ/ExbB proton channel family protein translates to MMQELLELVVLTAAQASSISNDLQEPVQQAAQAVSQAASALSTSPIALTQAEAQEGGMLHFIAQSDWVGKGLFAVLMIMSVASWYLIIVKSITSYRLKRRSQHFLREFWAASSLEQVENEIATHGANEPFAHLASHAIHAKGHHAKYGALRLEEKGSTESFVTRIMRKVIDEETARLENGLTLLASVGSTAPFVGLFGTVWGVYHALINIGLSSEVALNSIAGPVGEALIMTGLGLAVAIPAVLAYNAFVRTNRVYLAQLDAFAHDLFTFLTTGQQVADSNGKLHSVK, encoded by the coding sequence ATGATGCAGGAGCTATTAGAGCTAGTGGTGCTAACTGCAGCACAAGCAAGCAGTATCAGCAACGACTTACAAGAACCCGTACAGCAAGCCGCACAGGCTGTGTCCCAAGCTGCATCGGCATTATCTACCTCTCCTATTGCATTAACTCAGGCTGAGGCTCAGGAGGGTGGTATGTTGCACTTTATTGCTCAGAGTGATTGGGTGGGTAAGGGGCTATTTGCTGTATTGATGATTATGTCAGTCGCTAGTTGGTATTTGATTATTGTAAAAAGCATTACCTCATATCGATTAAAACGGCGCTCACAGCATTTTTTACGTGAATTTTGGGCGGCAAGCTCATTAGAGCAAGTAGAGAATGAGATTGCGACACATGGTGCAAATGAGCCATTTGCCCATTTAGCGAGTCACGCGATACATGCTAAAGGACACCATGCAAAATACGGTGCATTACGGTTAGAAGAAAAAGGGTCTACGGAGTCTTTTGTGACGCGTATTATGCGCAAAGTGATTGATGAAGAGACGGCGCGTTTAGAAAATGGCCTGACCTTATTAGCCTCTGTGGGGTCCACTGCGCCCTTTGTGGGGTTATTTGGTACGGTTTGGGGTGTCTATCACGCTTTAATTAATATTGGGTTATCCAGCGAGGTAGCTTTAAATAGTATCGCTGGGCCAGTGGGAGAAGCGTTGATTATGACTGGTTTAGGCTTGGCTGTAGCCATTCCCGCTGTCTTAGCTTACAACGCATTTGTACGCACGAATCGAGTGTATTTGGCTCAATTGGATGCTTTTGCTCACGACTTATTTACGTTCCTGACAACTGGGCAACAGGTCGCAGATAGCAACGGCAAACTACACAGTGTGAAATAG
- a CDS encoding ExbD/TolR family protein, with the protein MSFGSFDRGGAQNHTNAEINMVPLIDVMLVLLVIFLITAPLLTHSISVQLPQASAQPVENEKKSLDLAVTPEGLLFLDNEPVELEDLTAVLKPFSLETPQPEIRIRADQETRYEVLAQVMSRAKASGLTRLGFVTRPDATASSALAETTTP; encoded by the coding sequence ATGTCCTTTGGAAGTTTTGATCGAGGTGGGGCCCAAAATCATACCAATGCAGAAATCAATATGGTGCCGTTAATTGATGTGATGTTAGTGCTATTGGTGATTTTTCTCATTACGGCCCCCTTGCTTACGCACTCTATCTCCGTGCAATTACCACAGGCTTCTGCACAACCCGTCGAAAATGAGAAAAAATCCTTAGATTTAGCTGTTACGCCGGAAGGCTTGCTCTTTCTTGATAATGAACCCGTGGAGCTTGAGGATTTGACGGCAGTATTGAAACCTTTCTCTTTGGAAACTCCTCAGCCTGAGATTCGCATTCGTGCTGATCAAGAAACGCGTTACGAGGTATTAGCACAGGTCATGAGCCGAGCTAAAGCTTCGGGCTTAACACGATTAGGTTTTGTGACTCGCCCCGATGCGACGGCCAGTTCGGCTCTGGCTGAGACAACCACTCCCTAA